In Pseudoduganella albidiflava, a single window of DNA contains:
- a CDS encoding uracil-DNA glycosylase, which translates to MTIPPHFLAALDRADSSWHPVLIKGLEAIAAADPAYLPALAGDSYLPTELRLFAAFALPLEQVRYVLVGEGPYPRAESATGIGFMDGAVGSLWSDEADGGLSKRVNRATSLRNFMKMLLVADGQLHEAETAGAALAACATRARSGAAIGTLAELQQRLMGHGFLLLNASLVFRPHVAPVKDARAWLPFFATVIDALAARAEQPRLVLWGKIAEQLNKLPAVRAMPQAVAEHPYNLSFIANQDMHALFGPMRLLHRS; encoded by the coding sequence ATGACCATCCCCCCGCATTTCCTCGCCGCCCTCGACAGGGCCGACTCCTCCTGGCATCCGGTATTGATCAAGGGACTGGAAGCCATCGCCGCCGCCGATCCCGCCTACCTGCCGGCCCTCGCCGGGGACAGCTACCTGCCCACCGAACTGCGCCTGTTCGCCGCCTTTGCGCTGCCGCTGGAGCAGGTGCGCTACGTGCTCGTGGGGGAGGGGCCGTATCCCCGTGCGGAAAGCGCGACCGGCATCGGCTTCATGGATGGCGCCGTGGGCAGCCTGTGGTCGGACGAAGCCGATGGCGGCCTGTCGAAGCGGGTCAACCGGGCCACGTCGCTGCGCAATTTCATGAAGATGCTGCTGGTGGCGGATGGGCAGCTGCACGAGGCGGAGACGGCTGGTGCGGCACTGGCCGCGTGCGCCACGCGCGCCCGGAGTGGCGCGGCGATCGGCACGCTGGCCGAACTGCAGCAGCGGCTGATGGGCCATGGCTTCCTGCTGCTGAACGCGTCGCTGGTATTTCGCCCGCACGTGGCGCCGGTCAAGGATGCCAGGGCCTGGCTGCCGTTCTTTGCGACCGTGATCGATGCGCTCGCGGCGCGGGCGGAGCAACCCAGGCTGGTGTTATGGGGAAAGATCGCTGAACAGTTGAACAAGCTGCCGGCCGTGCGCGCGATGCCGCAGGCGGTGGCCGAGCATCCGTACAACCTGTCGTTCATCGCCAACCAGGACATGCATGCGCTGTTCGGGCCGATGCGTTTGTTGCACCGCAGCTAA
- the iscR gene encoding Fe-S cluster assembly transcriptional regulator IscR, which yields MRLTTKGRFAVTAMIDLAMRQGKGPVTLSGISQRQAISLSYLEQLFGKLRRHEIVESIRGPGGGYSLARRADKVTVADIIIAVDEPLDATQCGGKENCHGADHASGARCMTHELWTTLNEKMVDYLDSVSLQDLVDQQKQKNAEQNVVVVHRNEHAALAK from the coding sequence ATGCGTCTGACTACCAAAGGCCGCTTTGCCGTGACGGCAATGATCGACCTGGCAATGCGCCAGGGCAAGGGTCCCGTCACGCTTTCTGGCATCAGCCAGCGGCAAGCCATATCGCTGTCCTACCTGGAACAGTTGTTCGGCAAGCTGCGCCGGCACGAGATCGTGGAATCCATCCGCGGTCCGGGCGGCGGCTACAGCCTGGCCCGCCGTGCCGACAAGGTGACGGTGGCCGACATCATCATCGCCGTCGATGAACCGCTGGATGCGACCCAGTGCGGCGGCAAGGAAAATTGCCATGGCGCGGACCACGCCAGCGGCGCCCGCTGCATGACCCACGAACTGTGGACCACGCTGAACGAAAAAATGGTCGATTACCTCGACTCGGTCTCGCTGCAAGACCTGGTCGACCAGCAAAAGCAGAAGAACGCCGAACAGAACGTGGTGGTCGTGCACCGCAATGAACACGCCGCCCTGGCAAAGTAA
- a CDS encoding IscS subfamily cysteine desulfurase — MNAPEKNVPKVAPVDFKTAPHFPIYMDYSATTPIDPRVADKMIPYLREQFGNPASRSHMYGWTAEAAVEEARGHVAALINADPREIIWTSGATESNNLAIKGAAQFYKTKGKHIITVKTEHKAVLDTVRELERQGFEATYLDPQDNGLITVEQLAAAVRPDTILVSVMLVNNEIGVIQPVGEIAAFCRGKGIIFHCDAAQATGKLAIDVQALKVDLMTFTAHKTYGPKGIGALYVCRKPRVRLEAQMHGGGHERGLRSGTLPVHQIVGMGEAFRLAKVEMDDEIARIKALRDRLATGLQEIEEVYINGDMDHRVPHNLNVSFNYVEGESLIMAVKDLAVSSGSACTSASLEPSYVLRALGRSDELAHSSIRFTIGRFTTEQDIDFAIELMKSKVGKLRELSPLWDMFKEGIDISSIQWAAH; from the coding sequence ATGAACGCCCCTGAAAAAAACGTCCCCAAGGTTGCCCCGGTCGACTTCAAGACCGCGCCGCACTTCCCGATCTACATGGACTATTCGGCCACCACGCCGATCGACCCCCGGGTGGCGGACAAGATGATTCCCTACCTGCGCGAGCAGTTCGGCAATCCGGCCTCGCGCAGCCACATGTATGGCTGGACGGCCGAAGCGGCCGTGGAAGAGGCACGCGGCCACGTGGCGGCGCTGATCAATGCCGATCCGCGCGAAATCATCTGGACTTCCGGCGCAACTGAGAGCAACAACCTGGCGATCAAGGGCGCGGCGCAGTTCTACAAGACCAAGGGCAAGCACATCATCACGGTGAAGACCGAGCACAAGGCCGTGCTGGATACCGTGCGCGAGCTGGAACGCCAGGGCTTCGAAGCCACTTACCTGGACCCGCAGGACAACGGCCTGATCACCGTCGAGCAGCTGGCCGCGGCCGTGCGCCCGGATACGATCCTGGTCTCCGTCATGCTGGTCAACAACGAGATCGGCGTGATCCAGCCGGTCGGCGAGATCGCCGCCTTCTGCCGCGGCAAGGGCATCATCTTCCACTGCGACGCCGCGCAGGCGACCGGCAAGCTGGCCATCGACGTGCAGGCGCTGAAAGTCGACCTGATGACGTTCACCGCGCACAAGACCTACGGCCCGAAAGGCATCGGCGCGCTGTACGTGTGCCGCAAGCCGCGCGTGCGCCTCGAAGCGCAGATGCACGGTGGCGGCCACGAGCGCGGCCTGCGTTCGGGCACGCTGCCGGTGCACCAGATCGTCGGCATGGGCGAAGCGTTCCGCCTGGCCAAGGTCGAGATGGACGACGAGATCGCCCGCATCAAGGCGCTGCGCGACCGCCTGGCCACCGGCCTGCAGGAGATCGAAGAGGTCTACATCAACGGCGACATGGATCACCGCGTGCCGCACAACCTGAACGTATCGTTCAACTACGTGGAAGGCGAGTCGCTGATCATGGCCGTGAAGGACCTGGCAGTGTCGTCCGGTTCGGCCTGCACGTCGGCCAGCCTGGAACCGTCCTACGTGCTGCGCGCCCTGGGCCGCAGCGACGAACTGGCGCACAGCTCGATCCGCTTCACGATCGGCCGATTCACGACCGAGCAGGATATCGACTTCGCCATCGAACTGATGAAGTCGAAAGTGGGCAAGCTGCGCGAACTGTCGCCGCTGTGGGACATGTTCAAGGAAGGGATCGACATCAGCTCCATCCAGTGGGCTGCGCACTGA
- the iscU gene encoding Fe-S cluster assembly scaffold IscU produces the protein MAYSEQVLDHYENPRNVGAFEKGDDTVGTGMVGAPACGDVMKLQIKVGANGLIEDAKFKTYGCGSAIASSSLVTEWVKGKTLDEALAIKNTQIAEELALPPVKIHCSILAEDAIKAAVSDYKAKHSA, from the coding sequence ATGGCTTACTCGGAACAAGTACTCGATCACTACGAAAACCCGCGCAACGTGGGCGCCTTTGAAAAGGGCGATGACACCGTCGGCACCGGCATGGTCGGCGCGCCGGCCTGCGGCGACGTGATGAAGCTGCAGATCAAGGTCGGCGCCAATGGCCTGATCGAAGACGCGAAGTTCAAGACCTATGGCTGCGGCTCGGCGATCGCTTCGAGCTCGCTGGTGACCGAATGGGTCAAGGGCAAGACGCTGGACGAAGCGCTGGCCATCAAGAACACGCAGATCGCCGAAGAGCTGGCGCTGCCGCCGGTGAAGATCCACTGCTCGATCCTGGCGGAGGATGCCATCAAGGCAGCCGTCAGCGATTACAAGGCAAAGCATTCCGCTTAA
- the iscA gene encoding iron-sulfur cluster assembly protein IscA translates to MAVTLTEKAAKHISRYIERRGKGVGLRFGVRTTGCSGLAYKLEYVDEVAPEDSVFESHGVKVFVDPKSMPYIDGTELDFAREGLNEGFKFNNPNEKDACGCGESFRV, encoded by the coding sequence ATGGCAGTCACCCTGACCGAAAAAGCAGCAAAGCACATTTCCCGCTACATCGAACGGCGCGGCAAGGGCGTCGGCCTGCGCTTCGGCGTGCGTACCACGGGCTGCTCGGGGCTGGCGTACAAGCTGGAATACGTCGACGAAGTGGCGCCGGAAGACTCGGTGTTCGAATCGCACGGCGTGAAGGTCTTCGTCGATCCGAAAAGCATGCCGTACATCGATGGCACGGAACTCGACTTCGCGCGCGAAGGCCTCAACGAGGGCTTCAAGTTCAACAACCCGAACGAAAAAGACGCCTGCGGTTGCGGCGAGAGCTTCCGCGTCTGA
- the hscB gene encoding Fe-S protein assembly co-chaperone HscB, with the protein MQNHFELFQLPRQFAIDAGALDAAYREVQGRVHPDKFVNATDAEKRVAMQWATRANEAYQTLKNPQRRAQYLCELHGVDLQTESNTAMPMAFLMQQMEWREELAEARATRNAELLDQLDGQLRTARKGQLKDIEAQLDAGDYHAAAQGVRALMFLEKFGEEVRFAFDALDA; encoded by the coding sequence GTGCAGAATCACTTCGAGTTATTCCAGCTGCCGCGGCAGTTCGCCATCGACGCCGGCGCGCTGGACGCCGCCTACCGCGAAGTCCAGGGCCGTGTCCATCCCGACAAGTTCGTGAACGCCACGGACGCTGAAAAGCGTGTCGCGATGCAGTGGGCCACGCGCGCCAACGAGGCTTACCAGACGCTGAAGAACCCGCAGCGACGCGCGCAGTACCTGTGCGAGCTGCACGGCGTGGACCTGCAGACCGAATCGAACACGGCGATGCCGATGGCGTTCCTGATGCAGCAGATGGAATGGCGCGAGGAACTGGCCGAGGCGCGCGCCACGCGCAACGCGGAGCTGCTGGACCAGCTCGACGGCCAGCTGCGCACCGCCCGCAAGGGCCAGTTGAAGGACATCGAGGCGCAGCTGGACGCGGGCGACTACCACGCCGCCGCGCAAGGCGTGCGCGCGCTGATGTTCCTGGAAAAATTCGGCGAAGAAGTCCGCTTTGCCTTCGACGCGCTGGACGCCTAG
- the hscA gene encoding Fe-S protein assembly chaperone HscA, protein MALLQISEPGMSTAPHQHRLAVGIDLGTTNSLVATVRSSIPEVLNDEDGRPLLPSAVRYLPNGHATIGYKALAAQTTDPKNTVVSVKRFMGRGLKDIAYAENLPYDFVDAPGMVQLKTVAGVKSPVETSAQILATLRQRAEDALGDDLVGAVITVPAYFDDAQRQATKDAAQLAGLNVLRLLSEPTAAAIAYGLDNGSEGLFAVYDLGGGTFDISILKLSKGVFEVLATGGDSALGGDDFDHRLFCWIHAQEKLAPLNEQDTAVLMVKAREAKELLSTKSEVLVDASLSSGENVHLVITAETFVEITKHLVAKTINAVKKALRDANVDADDIDGVVMVGGATRMPHVQRAVGEFFHTIPHANIDPDKVVALGAAIQANLLAGNRAAGDDWLLLDVIPLSLGIETMGGLVEKIIPRNSTIPCARAQEFTTFKDGQTALAVHVLQGERELVSDCRSLARFELRGIPPMAAGAARIRITYQVDADGLLSVSARELRSNVEASITVKPSYGLGDDDVARMLQESYTSAESDMKARALREEQVEAERILLATQSALDEDAALLSDEERTVVDALMRKTRDTLAQSVAGTIDHLAVKAAVEELAHGTEEFASRRMDRSVRSALAGKSLDQVA, encoded by the coding sequence ATGGCTCTTCTGCAAATTTCCGAACCCGGCATGTCCACCGCCCCGCACCAGCACCGCCTGGCGGTCGGCATCGACCTGGGCACGACGAACTCGCTGGTCGCCACCGTGCGCTCGTCCATTCCCGAGGTGCTGAACGACGAGGATGGCCGCCCGCTGCTGCCGTCCGCGGTGCGCTACCTGCCGAATGGCCATGCCACCATCGGCTACAAGGCGCTGGCCGCGCAGACCACCGACCCGAAGAACACGGTCGTTTCCGTCAAGCGCTTCATGGGCCGCGGCCTGAAGGACATCGCCTACGCCGAGAACCTGCCCTACGACTTCGTCGATGCCCCCGGCATGGTGCAGCTGAAAACCGTGGCCGGCGTGAAAAGCCCGGTCGAGACCTCGGCACAGATCCTGGCCACGCTGCGCCAGCGCGCCGAGGATGCGCTGGGCGACGACCTGGTCGGCGCCGTGATCACGGTGCCGGCATACTTCGACGACGCGCAGCGCCAGGCCACCAAGGATGCGGCCCAGCTGGCCGGCCTGAACGTGCTGCGCCTGCTGTCGGAGCCGACTGCCGCGGCGATCGCGTATGGCCTCGACAATGGTTCCGAAGGCCTGTTCGCCGTGTATGACCTGGGCGGCGGCACCTTCGACATCTCGATCCTGAAACTGTCGAAAGGCGTGTTCGAAGTGCTGGCCACCGGCGGCGACTCCGCGCTGGGCGGCGACGATTTCGACCACCGCCTGTTCTGCTGGATCCATGCGCAGGAGAAGCTGGCGCCGCTGAACGAGCAGGATACCGCCGTGCTGATGGTGAAGGCACGCGAGGCCAAGGAACTGCTGTCGACCAAGAGCGAAGTGCTGGTCGACGCCAGCCTGTCGTCCGGCGAGAACGTGCACCTGGTGATCACCGCCGAGACCTTTGTCGAGATCACGAAGCACCTGGTCGCCAAGACGATCAACGCGGTCAAGAAGGCGCTGCGCGATGCGAACGTGGATGCCGACGATATCGACGGCGTCGTCATGGTCGGCGGCGCCACGCGCATGCCGCACGTGCAGCGCGCCGTGGGCGAGTTCTTCCACACGATCCCGCACGCGAACATCGATCCCGACAAGGTGGTGGCGCTGGGCGCTGCGATCCAGGCCAACCTGCTGGCCGGCAACCGTGCCGCCGGCGACGACTGGCTGCTGCTGGACGTGATCCCGCTGTCGCTGGGCATCGAGACGATGGGCGGCCTGGTGGAGAAGATCATCCCGCGCAACTCGACGATTCCATGCGCCCGCGCCCAGGAATTCACCACGTTCAAGGATGGCCAGACCGCGCTGGCGGTGCACGTGCTGCAGGGCGAGCGCGAACTGGTGTCCGATTGCCGTTCGCTGGCGCGCTTCGAATTGCGCGGCATTCCGCCGATGGCGGCCGGCGCGGCGCGCATCCGCATCACCTACCAGGTCGATGCCGATGGCCTGCTGTCGGTCTCGGCACGCGAGCTGCGTTCCAACGTCGAGGCATCGATCACCGTGAAACCGTCGTACGGCCTGGGCGACGACGATGTCGCGCGCATGCTGCAGGAGTCCTACACGTCCGCCGAAAGCGACATGAAGGCGCGCGCGCTGCGCGAGGAACAGGTCGAAGCCGAGCGCATCCTGCTGGCCACCCAGTCGGCGCTGGATGAAGACGCCGCATTGCTGTCGGACGAGGAGCGTAC